Proteins from one Mycobacterium sp. SMC-2 genomic window:
- a CDS encoding acyl-CoA dehydrogenase family protein: protein MNFELTEDQELIRRSVAELAGKFDDQYWMEKDQAHEFPTEFYNAIAQGGWLGMTIPPEYGGHGLGITEATILLEEVAKSGGAMNAASSIHLSIFGMQPVVVHGSDDLKARTLPKVATGEVHVCFGVTEPGAGLDTSRITTFAKRDGDRYIVNGRKVWISKAMESQKILLLTRTQSYEEVTKKTDGMTLFITDLDRSRVDVRPIRKMGRNAVSSNELFIDNLEVPVEDRIGEEGKGFQYILDGLNPERMLIAAEALGIGRVALDKAVKYGNEREVFGRPIGMNQGLQFPLADSLARLDAAELMLRKATWLYDKGKPCGREANTAKYLCADAGFTAADRALQTHGGMGYAEEYHITRYFREARLMKIAPVSQEMILNFLGANVLKLPRSY from the coding sequence ATGAACTTTGAGCTGACTGAGGACCAGGAACTGATCCGCCGATCGGTCGCCGAGTTGGCGGGCAAGTTCGACGACCAGTACTGGATGGAAAAAGACCAGGCGCACGAATTTCCGACCGAGTTCTATAACGCCATCGCGCAGGGCGGCTGGTTGGGCATGACGATTCCGCCCGAGTACGGGGGTCACGGCCTCGGGATCACCGAAGCCACCATCCTGCTCGAGGAGGTCGCAAAATCCGGCGGCGCCATGAACGCCGCCAGCTCGATTCACCTGTCCATCTTCGGCATGCAACCGGTGGTCGTGCACGGCTCCGACGACCTCAAGGCGCGCACGCTACCAAAGGTGGCGACCGGCGAAGTGCACGTGTGCTTCGGCGTGACCGAACCCGGTGCCGGGCTCGACACGTCGCGCATCACCACCTTCGCCAAACGCGACGGCGACCGCTACATCGTCAACGGCCGCAAGGTGTGGATCTCCAAAGCCATGGAGTCCCAGAAGATCCTGCTGCTCACCCGCACCCAAAGCTACGAGGAAGTCACCAAGAAGACCGACGGGATGACCTTGTTCATCACCGACCTCGACCGCAGCCGCGTCGACGTCCGCCCCATCCGCAAGATGGGCCGCAACGCCGTCAGCTCCAACGAATTGTTCATCGACAATCTCGAGGTGCCGGTCGAGGACCGAATCGGCGAGGAGGGCAAGGGCTTTCAGTACATCCTGGACGGGCTGAACCCGGAGCGGATGCTTATCGCCGCCGAGGCGCTCGGCATCGGCCGGGTGGCGCTGGACAAGGCGGTGAAGTACGGCAACGAGCGCGAGGTCTTCGGCCGGCCGATCGGCATGAACCAGGGCCTGCAGTTCCCGCTCGCCGACTCGCTGGCACGCCTCGACGCCGCCGAGCTGATGTTGCGCAAAGCCACCTGGCTCTACGACAAGGGCAAACCCTGCGGCCGCGAGGCCAATACCGCGAAGTACCTGTGCGCCGACGCCGGTTTCACCGCCGCGGACCGGGCGTTGCAGACCCACGGCGGAATGGGTTATGCGGAGGAGTACCACATCACGCGCTACTTCCGCGAGGCCCGGCTGATGAAGATCGCGCCGGTCAGCCAGGAGATGATCCTGAACTTCCTGGGGGCCAACGTCCTGAAATTGCCGAGGAGCTATTGA
- a CDS encoding amidohydrolase family protein, which produces MNKEDMILISVDDHTVEPPDMFKNHLPKKYQDDAPRLVHNSDGSDMWKFRDTVIPNVALNAVAGRPKEEYGLEPQGLDEIRPGCYNVDERVKDMNAGGILASICFPSFPGFAARLFATEDHDFSIALVQAYNDWHIDEWCGAYPARFIPMAIPVIWDAEACAAEVRRVAKKGVHALTFTENPAAMGYPSFHNEYWNPLWKALCDTNTVMNVHIGSSGRLAITAPDAPMDVMITLQPMNIVQAAADLLWSRPIKEYPDLKIALSEGGTGWIPYFLERADRTYEMHSTWTHQNFGDKLPSDVFRDHFLTCFISDKVGVALRNMIGIDNICWEADYPHSDSMWPGAPEELWDVLSINNVPDDEIKKMTHENAMRWYSFDPFTHITPEQATVGALRKAAEGHDVSIRALSHHKDTRAGSSFADFAANAKALTGNKD; this is translated from the coding sequence ATGAACAAAGAAGACATGATCCTGATCAGCGTCGACGACCACACCGTCGAGCCGCCGGACATGTTCAAGAACCACTTGCCGAAGAAGTACCAGGACGACGCGCCGCGGCTGGTGCACAACTCCGACGGGTCGGACATGTGGAAGTTCCGCGACACCGTCATCCCCAACGTCGCACTCAACGCGGTCGCCGGACGGCCCAAGGAGGAGTACGGCCTCGAGCCACAGGGCCTCGATGAGATCCGGCCGGGTTGCTACAACGTCGACGAACGCGTCAAGGACATGAACGCCGGCGGCATCCTGGCCTCGATCTGTTTCCCCTCCTTTCCGGGCTTCGCCGCTCGGCTGTTCGCTACCGAGGATCACGACTTCTCGATAGCGCTGGTGCAGGCCTACAACGACTGGCACATCGACGAGTGGTGCGGCGCCTACCCGGCCCGGTTCATCCCGATGGCGATCCCGGTGATCTGGGACGCCGAGGCGTGCGCCGCCGAGGTGCGGCGGGTGGCGAAGAAGGGCGTGCACGCGCTGACGTTCACCGAAAACCCGGCCGCGATGGGATACCCCAGCTTCCACAACGAGTACTGGAATCCGTTGTGGAAGGCGTTGTGCGACACCAACACCGTGATGAACGTGCACATCGGATCCTCGGGTCGGCTGGCCATCACCGCGCCCGACGCGCCGATGGACGTGATGATCACGCTGCAGCCGATGAATATCGTGCAGGCCGCGGCCGATCTGCTGTGGTCACGGCCCATCAAGGAATATCCGGACCTCAAGATCGCCCTGTCCGAGGGCGGCACGGGCTGGATTCCCTACTTCCTGGAGCGCGCGGACCGCACCTACGAGATGCACTCGACGTGGACGCACCAGAACTTCGGCGACAAGCTGCCGTCCGACGTGTTCCGCGACCACTTCCTGACCTGTTTCATCAGTGACAAGGTCGGCGTGGCGCTGCGCAACATGATCGGCATCGACAACATCTGCTGGGAGGCCGACTACCCGCACAGCGACTCGATGTGGCCGGGCGCGCCAGAGGAACTCTGGGATGTCTTGTCGATCAACAACGTTCCCGACGACGAGATCAAGAAGATGACCCACGAGAACGCGATGCGCTGGTACTCGTTCGACCCGTTCACCCACATCACCCCGGAGCAGGCGACAGTGGGCGCGCTGCGCAAGGCCGCCGAGGGCCACGACGTGTCCATCCGGGCGCTCAGCCATCACAAGGACACCAGGGCGGGTTCGTCGTTCGCGGACTTCGCGGCCAACGCGAAGGCGCTCACCGGCAACAAGGACTAA
- a CDS encoding carboxymuconolactone decarboxylase family protein: MRLPPLPADQWDEATHRALSAMRDPEANNALGTLAHHPALAKAFLRFNVHLLTTSTLPARIRELAILRVAHRRECAYEWSHHVGMAKGEGITDDEIAAVLGDAGEDAGHMDEFDRAVIAAVDELDDKSRLSDETWAALGERLDDQQRMDFVFTVGCYALLAMAFNTFGIQLENADQDH; this comes from the coding sequence ATGCGGTTGCCGCCGCTGCCGGCTGATCAGTGGGACGAGGCTACCCACAGGGCTCTCTCGGCAATGCGTGACCCGGAGGCCAACAACGCGCTCGGCACCCTCGCCCACCACCCGGCGCTGGCCAAGGCGTTTCTCCGGTTCAACGTTCACCTCTTGACCACGTCCACGCTGCCGGCGCGCATCCGTGAACTGGCCATCCTGCGGGTCGCGCATCGTCGCGAATGCGCCTACGAGTGGTCTCACCACGTCGGCATGGCGAAGGGCGAGGGAATCACCGACGACGAGATCGCCGCGGTACTGGGCGATGCCGGCGAGGACGCCGGCCACATGGACGAGTTTGATCGCGCGGTGATCGCCGCCGTCGACGAACTCGACGACAAATCGCGGTTGTCCGACGAGACCTGGGCCGCGCTCGGCGAGCGCCTCGACGACCAGCAGCGGATGGATTTCGTCTTCACGGTCGGCTGCTATGCCCTGCTGGCCATGGCCTTCAACACTTTTGGCATACAGCTCGAGAACGCCGATCAGGACCACTAA
- a CDS encoding aromatic ring-hydroxylating dioxygenase subunit alpha encodes MPHFPKPAAGSWTENYPELGTAPVDYTDSIDPAFFEAERDAVFRRTWLNVGRVERLPRAGSYFTRELPSAGKGTSVIIVKTKDGSVKAYHNVCRHRGNKLVWNDFPNEETSGTCRQFTCKYHAWRYSLDGDLTFVQQEDEFFNLDKGNFGLAPVRCEVWEGFIFINFDNNAAPLVDYLGPLAKGVEGYPFGEMTETYSYRAEVGSNWKLFIDAFVEFYHAPILHQGQYTKEEAAKIQKFGYEALHYELAGPHSLQSTWGGQAPPPDMSMVKPMDQVLRSGLFGPWDKPEIIEKLELPPGVNVKRVPQWGIDSFLFYPNFMLLIWEPGWFLTYHYWPTAVDKHTFECTLYFVPPRNARERLAQELAAVTFKEYALQDANTLEATQTMIGTRAVTEFLLCDQEVLIRHLHKTTGDYVKEYQNNGHVAAC; translated from the coding sequence GTGCCCCACTTCCCAAAGCCAGCCGCAGGCAGCTGGACAGAAAACTACCCCGAACTCGGCACGGCGCCTGTCGATTACACCGACTCGATCGATCCGGCCTTCTTCGAGGCCGAGCGCGACGCCGTCTTCAGGAGGACCTGGCTCAACGTCGGCCGCGTCGAACGACTGCCCCGTGCCGGCAGCTACTTCACCCGAGAACTGCCGTCGGCGGGCAAGGGCACGTCGGTGATCATCGTCAAGACCAAGGACGGGTCAGTCAAGGCGTATCACAACGTCTGCCGCCACCGCGGAAACAAGTTGGTGTGGAACGACTTTCCGAACGAGGAGACCTCCGGGACCTGCCGGCAGTTCACCTGCAAGTACCACGCCTGGCGCTACAGCCTCGACGGCGACCTGACCTTCGTCCAACAAGAAGACGAATTCTTCAACCTGGACAAGGGCAACTTCGGCCTGGCACCGGTCCGATGCGAGGTGTGGGAAGGCTTCATTTTCATCAACTTCGACAACAACGCGGCGCCGCTCGTTGACTACCTCGGGCCGCTGGCCAAGGGCGTCGAGGGCTATCCCTTCGGCGAGATGACGGAGACCTACTCCTACCGCGCCGAGGTCGGCAGCAACTGGAAGCTGTTCATCGACGCGTTCGTCGAGTTCTATCACGCGCCGATCCTGCACCAGGGGCAGTACACCAAGGAGGAAGCCGCCAAGATCCAGAAGTTCGGATACGAGGCGCTGCACTACGAGTTGGCCGGCCCGCACAGCCTGCAGTCGACCTGGGGCGGACAGGCGCCGCCCCCGGACATGTCCATGGTGAAGCCCATGGACCAGGTGCTGCGCAGCGGTTTGTTCGGTCCGTGGGACAAGCCGGAGATCATCGAGAAACTGGAACTGCCGCCGGGTGTCAACGTGAAGAGGGTGCCGCAGTGGGGCATCGACTCGTTCCTCTTCTACCCGAATTTCATGCTGCTGATCTGGGAGCCGGGCTGGTTTTTGACCTACCACTACTGGCCCACCGCCGTTGACAAGCACACCTTCGAGTGCACGCTGTACTTCGTCCCGCCGCGCAATGCGCGGGAACGCCTGGCCCAGGAGTTGGCCGCTGTGACGTTCAAGGAGTACGCGCTGCAGGACGCCAACACGCTGGAAGCTACCCAGACCATGATCGGCACGCGGGCCGTCACGGAGTTCCTGCTGTGCGACCAGGAGGTTTTGATCCGTCATCTGCACAAGACGACCGGCGACTACGTGAAGGAGTATCAGAACAATGGCCACGTCGCTGCCTGCTGA
- a CDS encoding amidohydrolase family protein: MLTLKAAGLLDVDAGEILSPGIVQIEDGRIVDVGGPPEGEIVDLGNQILLPGLMDMEINLLMGGRGEKPGLSQVQDDPPTRVLRAVGNARRTLRAGFTTVRNLGLFVKTGGYLLDVALAKAIDAGWIDGPRVVPAGHAITPTGGHLDPTMFAAFAPHALELTVEEGIANGIDEIRKAVRYQIKHGAELIKVCCSGGVMSLTGPPGAQHYSDEELRAIVDEAHRRGLRVAAHTHGAEAVKHAIEAGIDCIEHGFLIDDDAIASLVEHGTFLVSTRRLADGNAMDVSHAPPELQAKAAEMFPKARTSILAAYEAGVKIAVGTDAPAIPHGRNADELVTLVNWGLPPLAVLRAATVTAAELINSTDRGRLAAGQLADIIAVPGNPLEDITVTQNVSFVMKGGKVYVDKSTKQN; encoded by the coding sequence GTGTTGACGCTGAAGGCCGCCGGACTGCTCGACGTCGACGCCGGCGAGATCTTGTCCCCCGGCATCGTCCAGATCGAGGACGGCCGGATCGTCGACGTCGGGGGCCCGCCCGAGGGTGAGATCGTCGATCTCGGCAACCAGATCCTGCTGCCGGGGCTGATGGACATGGAGATCAACCTGTTGATGGGCGGCCGGGGCGAAAAGCCCGGCCTGTCCCAGGTTCAGGATGACCCGCCGACACGGGTGTTGCGGGCGGTCGGCAATGCGCGGCGCACGCTGCGCGCCGGATTCACCACCGTGCGTAACCTCGGCCTGTTCGTCAAGACCGGCGGCTACCTGTTGGACGTCGCGCTGGCCAAGGCCATCGATGCCGGCTGGATCGACGGTCCGCGCGTGGTGCCGGCCGGGCATGCCATCACGCCCACCGGCGGCCACCTGGACCCGACGATGTTCGCGGCGTTCGCACCACATGCGCTGGAGCTGACCGTCGAAGAGGGCATCGCCAACGGTATCGACGAGATCCGTAAGGCGGTGCGCTACCAGATCAAACACGGCGCCGAGCTGATCAAGGTCTGCTGCTCGGGCGGGGTGATGTCGCTGACCGGTCCGCCTGGCGCGCAACACTATTCGGATGAGGAGCTGCGCGCGATCGTCGACGAGGCGCACCGGCGCGGGCTGCGTGTCGCCGCGCACACGCACGGCGCCGAGGCGGTCAAGCACGCCATCGAGGCCGGCATCGACTGCATCGAGCACGGCTTCTTGATCGACGACGACGCGATCGCATCCCTGGTCGAGCACGGCACCTTCCTGGTGAGCACCCGTCGCCTGGCCGATGGCAACGCCATGGACGTCTCGCACGCTCCGCCGGAGTTGCAGGCCAAGGCGGCCGAGATGTTCCCGAAGGCGCGGACCTCCATACTGGCGGCGTATGAAGCCGGCGTGAAGATCGCGGTGGGCACCGACGCCCCAGCCATCCCGCACGGGCGCAACGCCGACGAGCTTGTCACCCTGGTCAATTGGGGGCTGCCGCCGCTGGCCGTGTTGCGGGCGGCCACGGTGACCGCGGCCGAGCTGATCAACTCGACCGACCGGGGCCGGCTCGCCGCGGGCCAGCTCGCCGACATCATCGCGGTGCCGGGAAATCCGCTGGAAGACATCACCGTTACCCAGAACGTGAGCTTTGTCATGAAAGGCGGCAAGGTCTATGTCGACAAGTCAACCAAGCAGAACTGA
- a CDS encoding nuclear transport factor 2 family protein codes for MSTSQPSRTDDLVEIQQLLARYAVTITQEDIDGLVGVFTPDGTYSAFGSTYKLDRFPELVAAAPKGLFLTGTALIENLDGDSASGTQPLCFIDHATHDMRIGYYRDTYARTPDGWRLKTRAMTFIRRSGVHDSGRPHAVGRPTP; via the coding sequence ATGTCGACAAGTCAACCAAGCAGAACTGACGACCTGGTCGAGATTCAGCAGCTGCTGGCCCGCTACGCGGTCACGATCACCCAGGAAGACATCGACGGGCTCGTCGGCGTCTTCACCCCGGACGGCACCTACAGCGCGTTCGGCTCGACCTACAAGCTGGACAGGTTTCCCGAGTTGGTGGCCGCGGCCCCAAAGGGCTTGTTCCTCACCGGAACCGCCCTGATCGAAAACCTCGACGGCGACTCGGCAAGCGGCACCCAGCCGTTGTGCTTCATCGATCACGCCACCCACGACATGCGGATCGGCTACTACCGCGACACCTACGCCCGCACCCCGGACGGGTGGCGGCTCAAAACCCGTGCCATGACGTTCATTCGCCGCAGCGGCGTGCACGACTCCGGGCGCCCGCACGCCGTCGGCCGTCCCACGCCGTGA
- a CDS encoding acyl-CoA dehydrogenase family protein, with the protein MNVEEFRAGLRSWLDDNDLTPGPDHSLQGHMRQFARVSRALYDADWMRYGWPTEVGGLGGPAVLRAIVGEEVVGRRLAEPGPYSMLEVLAPTMIDYAPAELAAEMVPRLLSGEEQWCQGFSEPGSGSDLASLTTRATRQGDNWIVNGQKVWTSFAQFSSRCVLLTRTAAGHDGITAFFVDLDTPGITIRPLRTMHGVDEFCEVYYDDVVIPASRMLGRPGDGWRLAMDLLPYERSTCFWQRIAYLYSRFDELIAQASDLGEANESALGAAYLALHTLRCRSRDTQHRLRDGARLGPDTSIDKVLLAGAEQRLYDTVRDLLPGTLELDDTPWRPEYLYSRAATIYGGTAEIQRNIIARRLLDLGKE; encoded by the coding sequence GTGAACGTCGAGGAGTTCCGGGCGGGTTTGCGCTCGTGGCTCGACGACAATGACCTGACCCCCGGGCCCGATCACTCGCTGCAGGGCCACATGCGGCAGTTCGCCCGGGTCAGCCGCGCGCTCTACGACGCCGATTGGATGCGCTACGGCTGGCCCACCGAGGTCGGCGGATTGGGCGGTCCCGCGGTGCTGCGCGCGATCGTGGGCGAGGAGGTGGTTGGTCGCCGCCTCGCCGAACCCGGCCCCTATTCGATGCTCGAGGTGCTCGCGCCCACGATGATCGACTACGCCCCGGCGGAGCTTGCCGCCGAAATGGTGCCGCGGCTGCTGAGCGGCGAAGAGCAATGGTGTCAAGGCTTTTCCGAGCCAGGTTCGGGCAGTGACCTGGCCTCGCTGACCACGCGGGCGACCCGGCAGGGCGACAACTGGATCGTCAACGGGCAGAAGGTGTGGACCAGCTTCGCGCAGTTCTCGTCACGCTGCGTCCTGCTCACCCGCACCGCGGCCGGCCACGACGGGATCACCGCCTTCTTCGTCGACCTCGACACCCCAGGCATCACCATCCGGCCGCTGCGGACGATGCACGGCGTCGACGAATTCTGCGAGGTCTACTACGACGACGTGGTGATCCCGGCAAGCCGGATGCTCGGCCGGCCGGGAGACGGCTGGCGCCTCGCCATGGACCTGCTGCCGTATGAGCGGTCCACCTGCTTCTGGCAGCGAATCGCCTACCTGTACTCCCGCTTCGACGAACTCATCGCGCAGGCGTCCGACCTCGGCGAGGCGAACGAATCCGCGCTTGGCGCGGCCTATCTCGCGCTGCACACGCTGCGCTGCCGATCCCGCGACACCCAGCACCGACTGCGCGACGGGGCACGACTGGGTCCGGACACGTCCATCGACAAGGTGCTGCTCGCCGGCGCAGAGCAACGGCTCTATGACACCGTCCGCGACCTGCTGCCCGGAACGCTCGAACTCGACGACACGCCGTGGCGCCCGGAATACCTGTATTCACGGGCTGCGACCATCTACGGCGGGACCGCCGAGATCCAGCGCAATATCATCGCCCGCCGGTTG